One stretch of Rosistilla oblonga DNA includes these proteins:
- a CDS encoding UDP-2,3-diacylglucosamine diphosphatase, with product MTSTEQTIVSNRNASSATWELSDARTLFLSDIHLGSRFCQVEPLLQLLERCWPQKIYLVGDVVDNRRMSRKLRWTPAYNRLVARLFDLGVSGTEIYYTPGNHDTFLRSFVEDYRLVQIRDSFIHQCADGKRLAVLHGDQFDMVESQMKWLSFVGSFAYEGLLAIDRSINAVLRLFGGRGILISRSLKLWAKSCVQKKSGFHQQLCDFARDQECEGVVCGHIHKPEITQIEEITYLNTGDWIEHCSAIVEWPDGRLQLIDSQNLNKTRPCEPTFHRLRSNA from the coding sequence GTGACAAGCACAGAACAAACGATCGTTTCAAATCGAAACGCGTCGTCCGCAACTTGGGAATTGTCCGACGCGCGAACGCTGTTTCTTTCGGATATCCATCTGGGCAGTCGGTTCTGCCAGGTCGAACCGCTGTTGCAGCTGCTCGAACGTTGCTGGCCCCAAAAGATTTATTTGGTTGGCGACGTGGTCGACAATCGCCGCATGAGCCGCAAGCTCCGTTGGACACCGGCTTACAATCGTTTGGTCGCACGATTATTCGATCTCGGCGTATCGGGAACCGAAATCTATTACACACCGGGTAACCACGACACCTTCTTGCGTAGTTTTGTCGAAGATTACCGACTGGTGCAAATCCGCGACTCGTTCATCCATCAGTGCGCCGATGGAAAGCGGTTGGCCGTTTTGCACGGCGATCAATTCGATATGGTCGAGAGCCAAATGAAGTGGCTTTCATTTGTCGGATCGTTTGCTTACGAGGGGTTGCTGGCGATCGATCGCAGCATCAATGCAGTGCTTCGCTTGTTTGGCGGCCGCGGGATTCTGATCAGTCGCAGTTTGAAGCTGTGGGCGAAAAGCTGTGTCCAAAAAAAGAGCGGCTTCCATCAGCAGTTGTGTGACTTTGCTCGCGATCAAGAGTGCGAAGGGGTTGTCTGCGGCCATATCCATAAGCCGGAGATCACTCAGATCGAAGAGATCACGTATCTGAACACCGGCGATTGGATCGAGCACTGCAGCGCGATCGTCGAATGGCCCGATGGACGCTTGCAGTTGATCGACTCGCAAAATCTGAACAAAACGCGTCCCTGCGAACCCACGTTTCATCGCTTGCGATCGAACGCCTGA
- a CDS encoding DUF485 domain-containing protein, with product MNWNAMQSRNSRIGLILFFCYLLLYSGFVFINALSPDSMDMQPIEGINLAIVYGFVLIVGAFAMALLYGLLCKNEAPSDNDGEAK from the coding sequence ATGAATTGGAATGCCATGCAATCTCGGAATTCAAGGATCGGCCTGATCCTTTTCTTTTGCTATCTGCTGCTTTACAGCGGATTCGTATTTATCAATGCTCTCTCCCCCGACTCGATGGATATGCAGCCGATCGAAGGCATCAACCTCGCTATCGTCTATGGGTTTGTTCTGATCGTCGGCGCGTTTGCGATGGCGCTGCTGTACGGTTTGCTTTGTAAAAATGAAGCTCCAAGCGACAACGATGGGGAGGCGAAATAA